One region of Candidatus Rhodoblastus alkanivorans genomic DNA includes:
- a CDS encoding helix-turn-helix domain-containing protein has translation MAELGLRELTGRRRYRAWGIL, from the coding sequence ATCGCCGAACTAGGGCTGCGCGAGCTGACTGGGCGGCGGCGCTATCGCGCCTGGGGGATTTTGTAA